DNA sequence from the Diorhabda sublineata isolate icDioSubl1.1 chromosome 6, icDioSubl1.1, whole genome shotgun sequence genome:
GAAgttgttgaaaattgttttttttttgttataaaaaatctgGGAATTTTTTAGGTTGTCGTGGGAGGTCTTTTAGACGTCGATTGTTCagaagatataataaaaaatttaattttagtagTGAGGGGACAATTTTCGACTGATGAATTGGTCGAGGAAGTGGAAAAAAGAAacagattgaaattattattgccTTGGTTAGAAAGTAGAGTTCACGAAGGGTGTGTTGAGCCCGCGACACACAATGCTTTAGCTAAGATTTATATCGATTCCAATAACAATGCCGAGAGGTTTTTAAAGGAAAATCAATGGtgagtaaattgaaaaaaatattttttctactttttcaaaaactaaactTCGGTTTTTAGGTACGATTCTCGCGTTGTCGGTCGTTATTGCGAAAAACGTGATCCTCATTTAGCTTGTGTAGCATATGAACGCGGTCAGTGCGATAGGGAATTGATAGCGGTTTGTAACGAAAACTCCTTATTCAAATCGGAAGCTAGATATTTGGTCCGTAGACGTGACGGAGAATTATGGGCCGAAGTACTCCAAGAAAGCAACCCTTACAGGTAATATACTCATCATTAGAGGGAGGACTGtgttttatttccatttattgatgaatttttagACGACAATTGATTGATCAAGTAGTTCAAACAGCTTTAAGTGAAACTCAAGATCCGGAAGATATTTCTGTAACAGTAAAGGCTTTCATGACGGCCGATTTGCCGAACGAACTTATTGAATTATTGGAAAAGATTGTTCTAGATAGTTCTGTATTTTCCGAACACAGAAACCTACAAAACTTGCTTATACTTACAGgtatgtttaataaaaattaatattaattgaattaaaactgACCTTCTGATTGTTCCCTTTGAATTGATCTTgtgaatattcattttctagTGCTCCTGTATTATATAATTACTAATTTTACTACTTTTCTTGGTGATCGGTGAGAAATGGTCGTAATCttggacatttgaactactatagAAATTGTTTCCTCAATTAGGCACATTACTTGAGtagttcatttgaactactcaattgaatttttaaccaGTTAGAAGTTAGAACCTGATTTAGCACTCAATCGATTCAAAcagaattttttgtaaaaaaaatttatgtaaatgttgtaatttcacaattttatttttattttagctaTCAAAGCAGATGCTACAAGGGTCATGGATTATATAAACCGCTTGGACAACTACGACGCCCCCGATATAGCTAACATAGCtataaataatcatctttacgAAGAAGCTTTCgctatattcaaaaaattcgaTGTCAACACCTCCGCTATCCAAGTCCTAATAGAACAGGTTAACAATTTAGATCGCGCCTACGAATTTGCTGGTAAGAAACAGTTATTGcaacttctacaatttttttttcaatttttttttattctacagAACGTTGTAATGAACCCGCCGTTTGGAGTCAACTTGCGAAAGCACAACTCAACCAAGGTCTAGTCAAAGAAGCTATAGATTCTTACATTAAAGCCGACGATCCATCCGCTTACATCGACGTCGTGGAAACTGCTTCCAAGAATAATAGCTGGGAAGATCTAGTACGCTATCTTCAGATGGCTAGAAAGAAGGCGAGAGAAAGTTACATTGAATCCGAGTTGATTTACTCGTATGCAAAAACTGGTAGATTAGCTGATCTGGAAGAGTTCATCAGCGGTCCTAATCATGCCGATATACAAAAGATTGGTGATAGGTGAGAATGGAAAAATCGTCCTATTGTTCACTAAtattaaaacgtattttttttttgtagatgtTTTGATGATAAGATGTACGATGCTGCTAAACTTCTCTATAACAACGTATCGAATTTTGCTCGTCTTGCTATTACTTTAGTACACCTCAAAGAATTTCAAGGCGCTGTCGATAGTGCTAGGAAGGCTAACAGTACTAGAACATGGAAAGAAGTATGTTTTGCGTGCGTAGATGCCGAGGAATTCCGATTGGCTCAGATGTGCGGTATGCACATCGTCGTTCATGCCGATGAACTACAAGATTTGATCAACTATTACCAAGATAGAGgtaaaaaatttcagtaattaGTAATAAATCTcgtttttatctaaatttgttgtattttaggTTATTTCGACGAACTTATCGGTCTATTGGAGGCTGCTCTGGGTCTTGAAAGAGCCCATATGGGCATGTTTACAGAATTAGCGATTCTTTATTCCAAATACAAACCCGTCAAGATGCGTGAACATTTAGAATTGTTCTGGTCTCGAGTGAACATACCCAAAGTTCTCAGAGCTGCAGAACAGgtaattaaatacattttaattgcCTCATCTTCACATGTATTCATCTAATCTTTCAGTATTCACTCAAAATCTCATTTCCTTTTACCTTTCCAGCTTCCGGTCCCTCTTTTAGCAATTTCTTCCGCTGCCTTTATTTTCCTCTGTTTTATGGTATTCATATATCATTAGTTTTGTCTTTTAGGCACATTTGTGGGCAGAACTGGTATTTTTGTACGATAAATACGAAGAATATGACAATGCGGTTCTAGCTATGATGGCTCATCCTACTGAGGCTTGGCGAGAAGGTCATTTTAAAGACATCATCACCAAAGTGGCCAACATTGAACTGTATTACAAAGCGATACAGTTCTACCTCGACTATAAACCGCTGTTATTAAACGATCTTTTATTAGTTTTGGCACCAAGAATGGATCACACTAGGTAAGGTTTACCATGTTACAGTGTTGTCGTGTCTACACCTtcataaacatgtttttttttatattctggTTTGATTTGTTACAGAGCTGTTTCATTCTTTTCCAAAACGGGACATTTACAACTAGTTAAGTCCTATTTGAGATCAGTACAAAATTTGAACAACAAAGCGATCAATGAGGCACTCAACTTACTACttatagaagaagaagacttcCAGGTATGCATAGTTTCATCCACATATAACACCGATTGGAGTGTccctaaaaatttaattacaatgatttttttccctATTTTTGTATCTCGAAATCTGTCTAGTTATTgttgttttgataatttttaggGTCTGCGGACATCTATCGATGCATTCGATAATTTCGACAACATAGGACTGGCGCAGAGGTTAGAAAAACACGAACTTACCGAGTTTAGAAGAATCGCCGCTTATTTATACAAAGGAAACAACAGGTGGAAACAGAGCGTCGAACTTTGCAAAAAAGACAGGCTATTCAGAGACGCTATGGAATACACTTCGGAATCTAGAAATCAAGAACTGGCTGAAGAATTGTTAGCTTGGTTCTTGGATCGAAAGGCGTACGATTGTTTCTCGGCTTGTTTATACCACGTAAGCTAGTATAacctccaaaaatattttcttgttatttaaaccccgaattatattttttttagtgttaCGATTTACTTCGACCAGACGTGATACTGGAATTAGCGTGGAAACATAATATTATGGATTTCGCTATGCCGTTCCTTATACAAGTAACTAGAGAATTAACaacaaaagtagaaaaattagaaCAATCTGACGCCCAAAGACAAAGCGAAGCTGCCGAAGAGACTAACAAACCCATGATGATACCAGAACCACAACTTATGTTAACGGCAGGACCTGGTATGGGTAAGTAAACAAAGCCTTAATtgcatatatatattttttataaatttcttactTCATAGACCtttttttatatggttttccTGATTTCAGGTCTCCTTTAATTGAaacttgtttattttattgtaggtATGCCTCCTCAACAGTATGTACCTCCACAAGCCTACCCACAGCCAGCTTATGCCCCTCAAATGCCTTACCAAGGCTACCCGGGAATGTAATATAAGGCCCCCGTTACAGCTAGCTGTATAAAAAAGTGgaattttgaatagtttttcgAATTAGAAAATGTTTAACGCTGCTGGACGATAGTGAATAtgtaattaaaagaaaattttaggcATACATATTATTTCgaagaagaaaacaatttttatcttcaagtataatggaaaaaaaaatatggagaaGTTCcgtttttaaaactatttatgtTGTAAAccaattaatatattattagtatttttgtatgtttttgtaTAACGTCCTTAAtagtttgtatttttgttttaattgtgaTTATATGAAAGTTAGAACTTCTCGATATACGTTTCTCTGCAATAGGATTAATAAAGCTTACAGAAAGTTTTGTTCTGTTTTCACGTGAAGAAAAATGTCGAACAGAACTAGAGTGTCGCCAACTTTTGTT
Encoded proteins:
- the LOC130445779 gene encoding clathrin heavy chain, translating into MTQPLLPIKFQEHLQLTNVGINAANITFATLTMESDKYICVREKVGETSQVVIIDMADTGNPIRRPITAESAIMNPASKVIALKGKAGVETQKTLQIFNIEMKSKMKAHTMNEDVIFWKWISPNTLALVTETSVYHWSMEGDSVPTKMFDRHSSLNGCQIINYRTDPKQNWLLLVGISAQQSRVVGAMQLYSVERKCSQPIEGHAASFASFKMDGNPEPSTLFCFAVRTLQGGKLHVIEVGQSPAGNQPFPKKTVDVFFPPEAQNDFPVAMQVSSKYDVIYLITKYGYIHMYDIESGTCIYMNRISSETIFVTAPHESTGGIIGVNRRGQVLSVSVDEENIIRYINTILHNADLALRLATRNNLAGAEELFVSKFQLLFQNGQYAEAAKVAANAPKGILRTPATIQMFQQVPTQPGQNSPLLQYFGILLDQGQLNRYESLELCKPVLLQGRKQLLEKWLKEEKLECSEELGDLVKQADPTLALSVYLRANVPAKVIQSFAETGQFQKIVLYAKKVSYTPDYIFLLRQVMRTNPDQGAAFAGMLVADEEPLADINQIVDIFMEQNMVQQCTAFLLDALKNNRPTEGHLQTRLLEMNLMSAPQVADAILGNNMFTHYDRPHVAQLCEKAGLLQRALEHYTDLYDIKRAVVHTHLLPADWLVNFFGTLSVEDSLECLRAMLTANIRQNLQICVQIATKYHEQLTTKALIDLFEGFKSYEGLFYFLGSIVNFSQDQEVHFKYIQAACKTGQIKEVERICRESNCYSPERVKNFLKEAKLTDQLPLIIVCDRFDFVHDLVLYLYRNSLQKYIEIYVQKVNPSRLPVVVGGLLDVDCSEDIIKNLILVVRGQFSTDELVEEVEKRNRLKLLLPWLESRVHEGCVEPATHNALAKIYIDSNNNAERFLKENQWYDSRVVGRYCEKRDPHLACVAYERGQCDRELIAVCNENSLFKSEARYLVRRRDGELWAEVLQESNPYRRQLIDQVVQTALSETQDPEDISVTVKAFMTADLPNELIELLEKIVLDSSVFSEHRNLQNLLILTAIKADATRVMDYINRLDNYDAPDIANIAINNHLYEEAFAIFKKFDVNTSAIQVLIEQVNNLDRAYEFAERCNEPAVWSQLAKAQLNQGLVKEAIDSYIKADDPSAYIDVVETASKNNSWEDLVRYLQMARKKARESYIESELIYSYAKTGRLADLEEFISGPNHADIQKIGDRCFDDKMYDAAKLLYNNVSNFARLAITLVHLKEFQGAVDSARKANSTRTWKEVCFACVDAEEFRLAQMCGMHIVVHADELQDLINYYQDRGYFDELIGLLEAALGLERAHMGMFTELAILYSKYKPVKMREHLELFWSRVNIPKVLRAAEQAHLWAELVFLYDKYEEYDNAVLAMMAHPTEAWREGHFKDIITKVANIELYYKAIQFYLDYKPLLLNDLLLVLAPRMDHTRAVSFFSKTGHLQLVKSYLRSVQNLNNKAINEALNLLLIEEEDFQGLRTSIDAFDNFDNIGLAQRLEKHELTEFRRIAAYLYKGNNRWKQSVELCKKDRLFRDAMEYTSESRNQELAEELLAWFLDRKAYDCFSACLYHCYDLLRPDVILELAWKHNIMDFAMPFLIQVTRELTTKVEKLEQSDAQRQSEAAEETNKPMMIPEPQLMLTAGPGMGMPPQQYVPPQAYPQPAYAPQMPYQGYPGM